The following proteins are co-located in the Brevibacillus laterosporus DSM 25 genome:
- a CDS encoding saccharopine dehydrogenase NADP-binding domain-containing protein has translation MKDTIIVVGGYGHVGRTICKELGEKYPGFIYAAGRNRERAEQFCQSTAGKVKPLQLDISEPIDLHMLTEVKLVIMCLDQSDPTFVRSCFQSGTHYVDVSANGSFLAQVERWEIEARENCATAVLSVGLAPGLTNLLVLQAQKLLDQVDVIELAIMLGLGDRHGRAAIEWTVDNLNAGFEIRENNRNVLVNSFTDGKIVDFGSDLGQKRAYRFPFSDQQTLARTLGIPSVSTRLCFDSAVMTTFMAALRASGISRFLTGKRVRNTAINCFSRIRMGGEQFAIKVDAWGIKENRNKSIGCLLHGKNQSNMTAKVAVSVADAIYRSAFPSGVYHIEQLFELENLQGWLQSEASMEIRIEDNLYK, from the coding sequence ATGAAAGATACAATCATTGTGGTTGGGGGATATGGACATGTAGGAAGAACAATCTGTAAGGAATTAGGTGAAAAATATCCGGGATTCATTTATGCGGCTGGACGTAATAGAGAGCGTGCTGAGCAGTTTTGCCAGTCAACAGCAGGGAAAGTAAAGCCTCTCCAATTGGATATCTCTGAGCCGATCGATCTACATATGCTCACTGAGGTTAAGCTGGTCATCATGTGTTTAGATCAAAGCGATCCTACCTTTGTACGATCCTGCTTCCAATCGGGAACGCATTATGTGGATGTTTCCGCAAATGGCTCCTTTTTAGCTCAGGTGGAGCGATGGGAAATAGAGGCCAGGGAGAATTGTGCAACAGCGGTTCTAAGCGTTGGACTTGCACCCGGACTAACAAATTTGCTGGTGCTTCAGGCTCAGAAGCTGTTGGATCAGGTTGATGTCATAGAACTAGCCATTATGCTCGGATTGGGGGATCGGCATGGGAGGGCAGCTATTGAATGGACGGTTGATAACCTAAACGCAGGCTTCGAAATCAGGGAAAATAATCGTAACGTGCTGGTTAATAGCTTTACAGATGGAAAGATAGTGGATTTTGGCTCAGATTTGGGACAAAAAAGGGCATATCGGTTTCCTTTTTCAGATCAACAAACGCTTGCCCGTACGCTCGGCATTCCGTCCGTTTCTACGCGCTTATGCTTCGATTCGGCCGTGATGACCACATTCATGGCTGCTCTGCGTGCATCGGGAATCTCGCGTTTTTTAACAGGGAAAAGAGTCCGAAATACTGCAATCAACTGTTTTAGTAGAATTCGCATGGGAGGAGAACAATTCGCTATAAAGGTTGATGCATGGGGGATAAAGGAAAACAGGAACAAGAGCATTGGTTGCTTGCTACATGGCAAGAATCAATCTAACATGACCGCCAAGGTGGCTGTATCGGTTGCTGATGCTATCTATCGCTCTGCGTTCCCGTCGGGTGTTTATCATATTGAGCAGTTATTTGAGCTGGAAAACCTGCAAGGCTGGTTACAAAGTGAAGCCTCTATGGAAATTCGCATAGAGGATAATCTATATAAGTAG